The DNA segment CATCGGCGTGATCTTTGGAGGGGGCAGCCGAGCGAGGGCTCGAATGTAGGACATGCCCGCAGAGGGGAGAAAGATCGGGCCTTCTCAGACCTAAAGCGCTGTGCCCACGCGCGGCGCGTGGAGGTCCCGACGGTGAACCGCTACGACTCGCTGGTTCCGGCCCTCAATCTCCTCCTACCAGCACGCACCCTGGCGCTGCTGGGCAGGGCGGTTCAGTTCATCCAGCGACTGCGGACCATTCAAGCCAGTCTCTTCGTCCGAGCCGTCGTGCTCAGCAGGTTTGGGCACGGCAACCCGGGCTTCTCCGAGGCGCGGCATTGGTACTCACGGCTGGGTGGGCGCCAGGTCTGGCCAAGGCCCTTCCAGAAGCGTTTTCTGTCTGCTGCCAGCGTTGCGCTCTTTGAGCGCGTGTTCGAGACGGCCGTTCGACCTTGGAGAACGGGTGCGAGAGAGCGAGCACGACATCCGCTCGCACGACTGTTCCCAGATGTCGTCGTTTGGGACAGCACCTTGGTTCAGGTTTCTGACCGCCTTGCGCGCGCCTTCAAAGGGACTCGCGCGGCAGCGGCCTCCCTCAAGGTCCATGTGGCGATTTCTGTCTTCGGGCTGTTGCCCATCGCGGCGCGGCTCGTCCCTGCCAACCTCCACGACATGGAAGTGTTTCCAGAGCTGACGCTCTTCAGAAAGGGAAGTCTGTTGCTGTTCGACAAGGGGTTCGTCGCGTACCACCGGCTTCGAGAAATCTCCGAAGCAGGACTGCACTATCTCTGCCCGATGCGTCTGAACGGAAACCCTATCGTGGTGGGCGTGCACAAGGGGCCGGCGTGGTTGCGGCGCAAGCTCAAGAAGTCTCCTGAGGGAGTGCGGTTGCGCAGCTTGCTGCCCGCGAGGAAACGGATTGGTACCTCCTGGGACTTGGACGTCGTGCTCTGGCCGAAGACGCAGGCCTACGCTCGGCAGGCGGTACCCGCGCGACTCGTCCTGCTACCTGGGCCAAAGCTCGAGCAGCGCCCCTACCTCACGAGTCTGAGCGTCACGACCTGGACGCCTGCTGTGCTCGGCGAGCTGTACCGGT comes from the Myxococcus guangdongensis genome and includes:
- a CDS encoding IS4 family transposase, giving the protein MNRYDSLVPALNLLLPARTLALLGRAVQFIQRLRTIQASLFVRAVVLSRFGHGNPGFSEARHWYSRLGGRQVWPRPFQKRFLSAASVALFERVFETAVRPWRTGARERARHPLARLFPDVVVWDSTLVQVSDRLARAFKGTRAAAASLKVHVAISVFGLLPIAARLVPANLHDMEVFPELTLFRKGSLLLFDKGFVAYHRLREISEAGLHYLCPMRLNGNPIVVGVHKGPAWLRRKLKKSPEGVRLRSLLPARKRIGTSWDLDVVLWPKTQAYARQAVPARLVLLPGPKLEQRPYLTSLSVTTWTPAVLGELYRLRWQVELVFKELKQHLNLESMPSKNRHAVQVFVWASLIALALSRTVASCLQPLATLVGLASKVRPILVSRALQGTVRLLARVLTAPSSQVGALLRLFMEEVLSEVRTLDIHREDSFRRLVPLLPSGP